The nucleotide window TTCTAGCAATTGTGATATACCCTTGACGGCTAACTGATGGTAAGTAAGTGCATTTTCTTCACTTCGGTTTGGTATTTGACGTTGCATAGACAATGACACTGTtgaagaaatattaattattattgctcTTTCCACTTAAATCATACATAGaacaaatttgtttacttacCATCCAAAGCAATAATAGTGGGCATCTTATGAATTTTAGTTGTGGTTAACTGCTACTTTGATATTTCCCCAAGAAGACTTTGAATTCCAGAATTAGCTTATATACGCGTATATATTGATTAAAAGTCAAGAAATGTCTTTGGGTAAATAATTTGTTTCACTATATTAAAAAACCATGTTCATTATTATACAGTTGTattttgtgtacaaattttagGTTTGTTTCATAACTGCTAGCTGTCAGAAAGaacaatatgtgagttatcccacaAGAAGCGAAATAACGTAAATTAAAGAAACGAAAATGTAGACCCTAGGAACTAGCAgacatttatcaaaaaacatcgaAATGGTATTTTTAATAATCGCTTCATATCAACACTTGAATACTGATCAgtagaattattattttaacaattcaaaacaataaaaaaaacagtgttggaaaatttaaatgatggaTGGATTATAAATTAGCTTTTAATCACTGAAATCCATAAATCTAAattattgaattgaaaaaacGCAATCCTCAACCTCTCAACACATGtattttaacagctgttttttcatTTGGTAGTTTGTTTTTCCTGCTAGCAGAAATTCCACTGACAGAAATGTGGGGGGCTTGTAACATGCTACTAACGCTCTCAATTTGTGCCTTGAAGGATTTTTGGGTTAAGAAATGCTTTTCCAGCAGAAAATTAACTAGCTGTAGTAGTTAGCAGTTATGAAACAAACCTAATATCTCATGAGCTGCCAAGCATTTTacttaatgtttaaaatttactgTTAGCGATTGGTCAGCCGTTGCGGTACATCTCCGAAAGTACGTAAAGCAAACCGTagcacatacgtatatattttattaggcaataaaaatatatacacatatactgcaatataaaatgtttggtgtaAGCtcctattaatattttatataatataagtatatgctgttttgaaatatttttcattaatgtcttttaaactgttactttttaattgaaatatattcaattagCATATTAGAAGTAAGATTAATTAATTGTATTAATCATTGTAACAAATCGGCTATGTGTTTAAAAAGAAGTAAGCTAAAGAATATGGTCCGAAAgcatttatttgcaaataatttgtaCATTATAGAATTTTCTATGGAGTTGCAACGGACAATTTCTTCCACAAAAGGCTTCCAAAGTATTCAAAATTATGAGAAATTCGAAAGCCTATCTGCACAATATTTTAACTCTAGGCCAAATTTGAGTAATAAAAAGAAACTGGGTTTAAAACAGTgttatctatattttttaatggatCCGCGGATATCTCGTAACCTCCCAGTCAGCGCTAAAGAAAATGTGATTATAATGTGACGACGAGAGTCTTCTTCTTACAAGATGTACTCAAAAACggtgattttaatattttcgaagaaaaaccAAACTATTTTATTAATCCCATCATATTGGACCCTTTCcaaagtaattaataaaatctGATGTCACATGAAAAGTCACcttttttgaatttgcattATTATTACATGACCAGACGTTAAGTATGTTTCTTTGTCTTAGAGTCTTAAAGAACTTGAAATATGGCAACGGTTTTTGAATTCGATTTTCTACGTAGGAAAAGCAAAATCCACGCGCCCTTATTCACATTTATACAACGCTatcaaaatatacaacaaacaaGAACTTGATGATAAAGGTTGATATTTTTCAGAATATGTACTcggcgatatacatatgtacttcttaattataaaaattgttataccCGTATTATAGTCGTATGTCTAAATGCAGTTGTAAACGATATCCAAACGCCTAAATTTAGTAAGGTAGATCATATAGTCGATATTTGGAGAAATGGTTTTGGTGTCGTTAATCTACACGTCTTTCACAATATCTTGCCATATGAAGCATACACTCGAGAGGTTTGTATGTAAACATGTAAGAAACTTAATATGTTTAAAGATTTTTCATTTCTGTTTTTAGGCCGCTGTCATAGATGCAATAAGTCTGCCTAATTTAACAAACCAAAAACGTGGAATTTACTACGGCCCATCAAGGAAATGGACGGCCAAAGGAAGAAAACGTTTGGGAATAGCTTTACTTTATAGGGCCATGAAAATATTCTTATCGGAAGGCGAAATTCAGTTATATCCTTTTGATTTAGCTTAATTATAAATTCtttctataaaatatactatatatgtatttaaaatttgtaactCTTATTTCTTTGGCGTCACGTTCTAATACCGAGGGATAGAGGAGGTTCTCCAGATAAAACCACAAGGCTGTTATCTGCAATTTCAAGTAGAGCAATTTATAAATAGCAATACTGTTTTAGTATCCAACGGCAACTATAATCTAGTAGCCATCCGTAATATAGGTGAATACACTGTTCGCACATTTTCATATTGAAATTGATGTAAAATAcgaatacatatattattgttttaatcggaaaaatatatacatatatatatttaaaaaatcacgACTTATAAGTTAAGAGATTTGTGTGtttacatttataataaaaactattgcTGCTGCATttcatatatatgttatatatccATTTTAACCCCGAACTCATTTTCAGTCTGCGGGTCTAGGAGTTTTGGCATTGTAATCGTGCCAAATTCTACAAGGAATGGAAGGTATATTATCTTAGCAATCAAAATCTGAAATAATTCAATTGgtaatcaaattttttcaaagcgcACCCTCTAGAATTTTTTTAACTCCTATTCTATGATATTAATTTGCTGAACGCATTATTCGAACATTtccatttttctattttaccGCCACTACATTCCAAacttgcaaataaaaaagagatAGATGTATATATTGCATGGTAAATACAACACTAAACACTTCCTTGTCGATTAACGTCGTTGATTTTGGCAAGAGCGTTTTGGTTAGAAGctaaatggttatatattttgaagttgtgaaaaatacatagaaatataaagtataatgcctgaaaattattgcaaaatgcACTTAAGATTGTAAGCAAAGACAAGTTGTTAAGTTCGTGTAAAAGTTAACTGGGTAAGACGcgttaaaaatatttggaaaaagtgTGTTTGGCTGGTGGCTGGGTTGCGTTTTGTTCGTGTTCGTGTTGTCGTTGTCGTTTGTGGTGGCGGCGGCGTGTGTGTTTATTGCAAGACAAATGCGTTTTCAGCCTTGCTAAAATCCTAAAAAGTGCTACTATTAATTGGCAGTAAAGAACTCTgcatttatgttattttttatgtttgtttataaagtccaaattattcgaaaaaaagtAAAGCAATTTATAAGGGGTTATTTGAATGATTCCTTGCCTTTCCAACTGTGATCccaaaatttgatgaaaaattagGGAATGAATGAATTACTCTTTATATTGGCCATCAAAATGTTTTCTCGAAGTGTTTGATgtattgtaaacaaataaatattccaAACATAAACTTGTATAAgaaataaatgttaataaaaggaccatattatttcttttgtagaaatttttatatcaaacatttttataaaacacgTTAAACAGTATAATATTGTTggaacaataatttatttaaaaaaataatatagttaAAGACGAAATCCTTTCACCTACGAATCTGGACGAAATTTGGAAATAATAAATGACAAGATATTTTTGAGTGTTTCTAAAAATGAATCCCTCCGAGCTGCGTATGATGTGGATGAGTCACTATAATCCTGAACGCATCACAGTGGAGGACGCACCCTCATTCTTTGGCCATCCATCAGTGGGACTTTCGGTAATGGACGATTTATCCTCACATCAACCAACAATGGTATGTATAGCACAGccttttaaactatttattgCTTCACAAACATGTTTCATGGTtataatacatgcatacatatgtaaataaataattgagcGATTGTTGCATATGGATCATTTAGAATCGAGTACATTTCATTTACGATTGAATTTAAAATCTTCAATTGCAACTTATTTACTATAATTTCACTCATTTATTTCTCaaaatctttctttttcttttcatatGTTTTTTTCTTGCTGTGTTTGATCATTTACTCCTccccaaaaatcaaaaaataaaaataatacctgAAACTATcgcaatttaaaaaatctatttcgACTTGAATAATATCGCGGTAATTATTATATACAACCACTGTAAAAACACAACACAATATATCTGCGGTATCAACGGatgtataaacaaatataacttCGAATGCGATTGGTTTTCCTGTTTGtctaataaaactaaaatgaaaataaaaaggatttGAATCCAATGATGAGTATTGTTGGGGGGGATTTCAGTGGTcaggcggcagcagcagcagcggctgcATTGGGCGTACAACCGACAGCTCTAATTGCGGCCAATTCCAACGATATTTACGGTCTAGCACAAGTAGGTGGTTTACATCAGCAGTTACTTCAACAATCGGCCGCAGCTGTTTTTCAAAACTACACAGAAGTTATAGACGATGATGATGGTACTGGAAGTGGCGCAATAGGTGCTGACAACAGCGGTTGTGGTAATGTCAGCGTAGACAAATCATTAGCAACACAATTTGTTCATAACGATGAGCCACAACCAATCTATGATCAATTGGATGACGGTAGTTACGATGGTGGTTTAGCGCCAAAAcaggaaattataaatattgatgatTTCGTTATGATGACCGATTCTAATTCATACGATGGTACAGAATTTATGGCTGACGAGAGAGAAGTGGCAGAAGGAAGTAGTGGTGGCGTTGATATCTCCCATGCACATGGCATGGATGAGAATGGTGTCCTTGTGCCTTTGGATAGTGGACATAAATTAATAGGCGATAGTGGCGATGAGGTGATGGTGCCCGCCACCACAACCGTAATGCAGGCAACAGCGGCAACCTCATCAAGAGGATTTGGTGGAGGTGGAGGAACGGGCCACCATCGCTCATCGCAACGTAAGACTCGAAAAATAGAACCAGTTAACAGGCCAGGACTGGTGCTGAAGACACCAATAGCATATAAGGGAAACATAGATCCATCGGTTATACCAATTCAGAAAGACGGCATgggtatgttttttttaattattgattttgaaaatcaattcatttatttttcgtttaataAATTTCCACTTTATATATAGAGGTTAAAAGAaaagtaacataaatatttataattaacttGAAAGTGATAAATTGTAGCAACGCCATAGTCATATATTTAGCATTATAGCAACCAACAATTAGATTTTGTATATGTAATTGCTGCCCAATATAAAGGAAATCTGCGTTAAAAAATCATTGAATGTTTCCTATTCCATATGAGAACTGAAAACTTAATAATTAATGTAAACAAGTACTCAAGCAAGTAGTGATACGAGATGCACTAATTAGGGTGCTTTTAATGCATCAGTgcgtgttttaatttaataaaaataataatacataaaataatattaacatcgtaaatttttttgtaggttAGTTATTCATACTATCCCTAATAGGAAATAGcgttaagttatttttttctttaacttacAATTGCTAATACATTccatttcttttttctatattttttgcaGCCGTCTGTGAGCGTTGTGGTGCAATCGGTGTAAAGCACACTTTCTACACCAAATCTCGACGTTTTTGCAGCATGTCCTGCGCTCGTGGCGAACTTTATTCTTTGGTAGTAAACAACACTAAAATGGCAGGTGgtgcgcaacaacagcaacagacgATTTCCAATTCCCCCGTGCAAGATCATATCGATGGTGCAGCCGGAAGTAACAATGGTAATAGCAACGATATACAACAACACGATACACAACCTCAACAATCTGATATTGAGTTGGCGTTACGTGTTGCTCATATTAAGAATTCGAATTATCGTTTTCGCATCACAGACCAATCGAAAATTACACAAATCAACGGTTTTGGCGAACCTGTCATGTCCGCCGAATTGACAGGAATGGATGGCGCAAGTGCACTAACAGGTCTAAGTAGTGAGAATGGAGCCTTGTGTGGTGTAAATGCAGGTGGCTTAGTTGCTACGCCAAAGGCACTTCAAATGTACCGTGATGTTTTACCACAAGAAGACCTGCCACAAATTCCAAAATTTGAACGTTTACCAGTTTCCTGCCCacaaatggaaaaaatcattaGTATACGTCGTCGTATGTACGATCCATCGCATTCTTTCGATTGGACGCCGCGTTTGTCGCATCCGAATTTTTTCGCTGCACCCGTTACTTGCTTTCCCCATGCACCCGGTTACGAAGTTTGGGACAGCATTGGTATTGACATGAAAGTTGAGGTGGAGAATACAGATTGTGATAATACGGAAATAGTGCAGCCCGGACAGACGCCACACTCATTTTGGGTTGCGACGATCTTAAATATTTGCGGATACAAAGCTCTTATGCGTTACGAAGGTAGGTAACCCCGTAAGATGAGGAATTTTGAGTTAAATGAAATGCAACATTTGAGAAagatattaatttcattttttttttaatattttaggcTTTGATGAGCCAACACATGACTTCTGGGTAAATCTATGCAATGCGGAAGTACACTCGGTTGGTTGGTGTGCGACACGCGGCAAACCTCTAATACCGCCACGTACTATCGAGAATAAATACAAAGATTGGAAAGATTTCCTCGTGGAACGATTGTCTGGCGCACGTACACTGCCTTCCAGCTTTTACAACAAAATCAATGACAGCATGCAGTCGCGCTTCCGACTGGGCTTGAATTTAGAGTGTGTGGATAAGGATCGAATCTCACAGGTTCGCTTAGCAACGGTGACAAAAATTGTAGGCAAGCGTTTGTTTTTGCGGTACTTTGACTCTGATGACGGTTTCTGGTGTCATGAGGACTCGCCCATCATACATCCGGTCGGTTGGGCGACTACCGTGGGTCACAATTTAGCGGCACCGCATGATTATTTAGAACGAATGTTGGGTAAGTTTTACTCTCGGTCTAGTTTATATATATTGATTTATATTACTACTGTCTAACTCTTTTTGTGTTTACACTATAGCTGGCCGTGAGGCAATGATTGAAGTACATGAAGATGATGCAACGATTGAgcttttcaaaatgaatttcaCTTTCGAAGAATATTACATGGATGGCAAAGGCAATGGTTTTGTGGAAGGCATGAAATTGGAGGCGGTCGATCCTCTCAATCTATCATCGATTTGTGCTGCAACCGTAATGGCGGTGCTTAAATTTGGCTACATCATGATACGCATCGATTCTTATCAACCAGATGCAACAGGGTCAGATTGGTGAGCTCGAAGCTTGTCAACTACTACGTGTATAattagtatatatttaaattttctttatttgcagGTTTTGCTATCACGAAAAATCACCTAGCATATTCCCAGTAGGCTTCTGCGCTTCAAATAGCATCACTTTGACACCACCCAATGGTTATGATGTCAATACGTTTAGTtgggaaaaatatttgcaagaaaCGGGTAGCGTTGCTGCTGGCCAGCATTTATTCCACCGGATTGTGCCAAATCATGGATTTCGGGTaagttaaagaaatattatacatatgaaatatatgtGTTTAATCTGTCACTCGTAACCATTTTTAGGTCGGCATGAGCCTCGAATGTGCTGACCTTATGGACCCACGTTTGGTATGTGTGGCGACTGTATCACGCATAGTCGGGCGTTTGCTTAAAATACACTTCGACGGTTGGACCGATGAGTATGACCAATGGTTGGATTGCGAATCACCTGATGTTTATCCAGTAGGTTGGTGCGTACTGGTAAATCACAAGCTCGAAGGGCCGCCGGTGCCTGTGCAGGCTACAGCCAAAACGAACACCAAAGCGAAAAGTCCGAAAAAACGCAAGAAAAAATCCACTGCTAAAGGCGCAGAAAATTCAAATACAGGTATATTAAAAGCTCCATACcagctaaataaaaaatttcctaaACTTTTTGTATTGTATATGACAGCAAAACCGCGTACGATTGCTTTAAAAACAAATCCGCATCTTCCGAAACTGAGTATTAAACTCGAACTTAAGCCAGAGCATCACAATGCCGCTTTCTATGAGGATAATAACgaggatgatgatgatgatggagACTATGAAGAGGACAGCACCAGTCATCGCTCCGGTCAATCCACGCCACTATCCCATAACGATGGCAGCCAGCTGGCTTTGACGGAAAAGATCACTACAGCGCAACAAGCATCCACAACTCAAGCGTCCGCGCCAACGCGTTGCGGCAACCCAGCAGTAAAGAAATCTGTATCACCAGCACCGCCGGTTGTGGGGCGCAAAGCTACCAGCTACATTGGGGTAAGTTTAGTCTCACTATAAACGCTACAAATTTTACTTATaatcttttatgttttctgttcCTCCTCTGTAGAACTCATCCGTCTGCAATAGCAAGTACATTCCGCGGCTTATCGAGTCCTCTTCGAATGAAAACAACAGCGGCAGTAGCGGCGGCAACAGTAACAGTCAAAATGCGGACCCACAAGCAGACCTCATACCCGATACGTGGAATGTATATGACGTTTCTCAATTCTTACGCGTCAATGATTGTACGGCGCACTGTGACACATTTTTGCGTAATAAAATTGATGGCAAACGTTTGCTGCAACTATCTAAGGATGAAATAATTACTTTGCTTGGCATGAAAGTGGGTCCTGCGCTAAAAATATCCGATTTGATACAGCAGCTTAAATGCAGAGTTAACCCTGGCAAATCCAGATTGCATAAGGCAAACAAAACGTTTTTATAGTGCCTTTTGAAGCGATCGCATCAAAGAGTAACATCAAAACCACCTAAGCCAACAACATTTCGTCTTAAGCTCTCACACCTAGCAATTCGTCACAATATTGTATCGTATCTAATATGATTACTGTAGCTCTTAAGTAtaccaaatatgtatatcaCGAGATAACACAGGCATTGTACGAAGTATGAGAGTGTCTCATGTGCATGCTGCACTTCATAAAAGCATGATGTGCGTTGGGTTACAATGATCACAGATGAGTTTGCTGTCAATTGGAACATTTTAGAGTAAATGaggaaaatttttgttaagtaGAATCAAGCTGAATGACACAAGGATTCAGCATCAGCAAAGTAGAAGTTAAGAGATACGGAAACCTGTAGGAAACTTAacaatgaaaatttgaaaatattattagttttCTTTAATGACGTAGAATAGATActtatttgatataattttcacttcatacatatttttaatatctagtacacaataactttattttagttaaaaaaaacgcaaagaaaaaaaaaactaccttACATAATTtagtgtatttgtatttttttctgtcAATAAGAAAACGAGGTGCACGAAAAATGTAACACATTCGTAGACTGAGAAcaattattaaatgaaaacagTAAACATAATTTATTACTACAACAATTGCATAATTACAATCAATTACCACTGCAACAATACAATGTTTTCTACCGTTAGGCATAAAAAGCTTATTACATATACTCACAACACAAacccgcacacacatacacatacaacaatAACCACGCAATATAAAtgcctttaaaaaaaatcaacattataaataataaaaacctaacctcaaatgcaaaacaaaaaaataataatctgtgcAACATCACTTTAACTCCCAATAGTAAGAGTCGCGTTGCTCATTTGCTCGTCGAATATAATACTTTATAGATTTTGTTAAAATCAAGTGGTTTGAAcgtaatatatttgcatattgaaaagttttgtgtaaatattttatatgaaacaattatttattggtggaaaaattttaattcattacgTTTTGCTAAATTAATCGTATCCCATAAATGTGTAGTGGTAAATACAAATAATGGTGGTGGTTTACAAATCTCTTGTTTAAGgtcgattttgaaaaattcaaatttcaagtttatttcaaatttactgTCGCACATAATATGCACGTTTTATGCTTTCATCATCTTGGAACTCAATGCGCTGAAGTAAagcagttaaaaaatatattttttcaatttcggcAAAAGTTTTGAGTTCGGTTTCTTTGCTGGTCCGaattgctttaaatattttggtaGATTTTCTGTAATGTATATTGCTCAGTACAAATAGATTTGGTCGATAAGTAAACAAGTCTTATAAAACCCACCAAGTTGACTTAGTtgcgttaatttttttgttttgtttttgtaaatatcgctcaacacttttcactttgaaatatgtataactCATTAATTGACTGCATagttattgtgttttgttgttggatGAGTAAACACTAATATAGCTTTGTGTAATCCGCATTTTATCGGCCCATACTCCACTTGCCCTTGACTACATATCCTAAATTAGTGTAATTAGAAGTATCCTGCGAAGACGCTACTATAAAATCAGCGCTCGCGTTAAGTAACGTCAAAATGgtttaagaaaatttcttacatacatatgaatgtactaAGATatgcaactacatacatacatacagatatgcgACGAATTGATTAGAAATATAACGATCAGGGaataatttcagtttttgtGAAACTCAAGTGCTATTGTAAACTAACTACCAAtcagtgtatacatacatatgtacatacacagaAGCATAGATGCAATTGGCAAGTCTGCTGCAGTTCCACGCAAGGttaacatttatgtatgtgtgtgagagtTAAATCTTTTGGCAACTTACTCCCTTAGGAtagtgaataaataaaataattaaagtaaacaaaaactaaaaataaaataacacaaattATAGAATATAACCACACCGCCTCATCAGAGTAGAATGCTAGAGCGATAGAGCAAATCATGAAACAAAAACAGATTTAGAATACCAACAGCACACCAGCTTaagtatacacacatatatatgtatagcatTAGCAACAAATTAATTGTaaagattaaaatattaatatacacgAGTTTATGATTTACACGATTTTAACACTCTTAATTTGTATAATTAAGAAAAGACGCGCAGCACACGCCCCCACACTCTCtcccaacacacacacatgtaagcAGTCGCATGCCACAGTCTGCGAGCGAAGTGGGGTGTTCTCATTAGCCACTTATTTGATTTACttgtaaataatatacaaaaaaaagaagaaaacaaaaaacaaacaaacattacgattactttatattatactttaaaaataaaatagcgtGTAATAAACAGCAAACTACTATAAAAGTCATGATGTTACCGAACAAATGAACAAACaagtttttaataagaaatataaataatttatgcgtTTTGTGGAAGTGCGGATGGCATTTGGTGAGCCTTTAAGAAGGCTGAGaactaaagtttttaaatttgataaatGCCGTTCTACCTGCGCCATTCTTTGTTGCGATATTCAGTTTGAATTTCTGCTATCGTATGTAATGGAGCAGCGTACATACTGTTGTTGCATCGAATCCCCATTTGGATGGTAAAGTTCAAGTTGATTGCGATCGAAATCATCCAACTGAAGATCCTGAAAACGTGTTTTTTCGATGGGGTCGAAATAAGGGGGAGGGATATTAAATGAGTGATATTCATTGGGAATGCGAAGAGGTGGTTTGAGACTCGTTGCTCGCAGATCATACTTATTTGGTATTTCGTGGTCAATAGGTATAGGTAGGAGTTTAGCCTGCtgcaatatccagaacgaaactACACAAAAGTTACTCTAGATTAAGATCACAACTCGAGCTATTTGTcggcaatgggtggtggtttgactccaagtgcGCCATTCATTGGGAGTGAGTCGATAGAATTGTTAATAGTCTCACTGTGACGCTGGCGTTCAGTGCGCGTCTGCATTTAATTGCGTTCGTATTCAAGTCGGCGTACTGCTCTATGTCGCCGATGTAATCATGGAATGACTTCTTGCTGCTCTTAGGAGGTGGCTCCACTTCAAGCAATTGACTGCAGGGACGATTTCtgccaaaaaaaatcacaggtCATAGAAATTGTTTGGAGAGGATTGTCTTGTGTTCTTTAATCGGAAGCATACAGGTGCTCAACTTAACTAACTTAGAATTTTGACCGACCGCTTAGATAGTTCATGCTCCATCACTTCAGCCCTTCAGTAGCGTTGTGGGAAGGACTATTTCAAAAGCATTTGACAAGTGCAACGCTACTGGGATCCTCTCACACCGTAGTTTTCGATTAGGCCACGAACTTCTTTATTcgcgtagacaccgcttccggggttatagctgagtttacaACAGGGCGTCAGTCATTCTTCTTTCcatgacccagccagcgtagCCTTTGTCTCTTAATGCGCTaagctatgtcaatgtcatcgtatcgtacagcttatcgttccattgACCGCGGCATTCggcgttgccaatgcgcaaccataaatcttccgcagaacctttctctcggaaactcgtaacgctgactcatcagatggtgccatcgtccatgcctctgcaccttaTTGGAGGACGGGCATAATGAGTGacgtagaatttggtctttgttcatcgagatAGGActttctcaattgcttactcattCTGAAATAAAA belongs to Bactrocera dorsalis isolate Fly_Bdor chromosome 1, ASM2337382v1, whole genome shotgun sequence and includes:
- the LOC105223885 gene encoding ankyrin repeat and LEM domain-containing protein 1, translating into MCLKRKFSMELQRTISSTKGFQSIQNYEKFESLSAQYFNSRPNLSNKKKLGLKQCYLYFLMDPRISRNLPVSAKENSLKELEIWQRFLNSIFYVGKAKSTRPYSHLYNAIKIYNKQELDDKVVCLNAVVNDIQTPKFSKVDHIVDIWRNGFGVVNLHVFHNILPYEAYTREAAVIDAISLPNLTNQKRGIYYGPSRKWTAKGRKRLGIALLYRAMKIFLSEGEIQLYPFDLA